From a region of the Labrus mixtus chromosome 5, fLabMix1.1, whole genome shotgun sequence genome:
- the bnip3la gene encoding BCL2 interacting protein 3 like a, with protein sequence MSTPAAQRNNNEEPGLHGSWVELELNGNTGAQGNMHTSLQVAPAADQINANAGMSQTLQTLEVVPESDETFIGGLEHVPSSSSIHNGDMEKILLDAQHESSPSNSACDSPHRPPSPDQDEGQITFDVEMPSPRDSQSEEEGLEQEREEDILMNKEVDWVADWSSRPENIPPKEFHFRHPKRSVSLSMRKSGVMKKGGFFSAEFLKVFIPSLLISHILALGIGVYIGKRIATAPTSSY encoded by the exons ATGTCCACCCCTGCTGCTCAACGAAACAATAACGAGGAGCCTGGGCTTCACG GCTCTTGGGTAGAGTTAGAGCTAAATGGGAACACAGGGGCCCAGGGCAACATGCATACCAGCCTGCAAGTGGCACCTGCTGCAGACCAAATAAATGCAAATGCCGGGATGAGTCAAACTCTGCAGACCCTGGAAGTGGTGCCTGAGAGCGATGAAACCTTTATCGGAGGACTAGAGCATGTGCCGTCGTCCTCATCTATCCACAATGGAGACATGGAAAAGATCCTCCTGGATGCACAGCATGAATCCAGTCCTAGTAACTCTGCCTGCGATAG tcCTCACAGGCCACCAAGTCCAGACCAGGATGAAGGTCAGATAACTTTTGATGTGGAAATGCCAAGTCCGAGAGATAGTCAg TCAGAGGAAGAAGGtctggagcaggagagagaggaagacatctTAATGAACAAAGAAGTAGACTGGGTTGCTGATTGGTCCAGCAGACCAGAAAACATTCCACCAAA GGAGTTCCACTTCAGGCACCCCAAACGTTCAGTTTCTCTCAGTATGAGAAAGAGTGGGGTCATGAAGAAAGGGGGCTTCTTCTCTGCTGAATTCCTTAAAGTTTTCATCCCTTCCTTACTCATCTCACACATCCTTGCCCTCGGCATTGG TGTGTACATCGGGAAGAGAATTGCCACAGCCCCCACCAGCTCCTACTGA
- the ppp2r2aa gene encoding serine/threonine-protein phosphatase 2A 55 kDa regulatory subunit B alpha isoform codes for MAGAGGGNSDVQWCFSQVKGAIDDEVAEADIISTVEFNHSGELLATGDKGGRVVIFQQEPESKNQPQCRGEYNVYSTFQSHEPEFDYLKSLEIEEKINKIRWLPQQNAAQFLLSTNDKTIKLWKISERDKRPEGYNLKEEDGRYRDFHTVNTLRVPVFMPMDLMVEASPRRVFSNAHTYHINSISVNSDCETYLSADDLRVNLWNLEINDRSFNIVDIKPANMEELTEVITAAEFHPNQCNTFVYSSSKGTIRLCDMRAAALCDQHSKLFEEPEDPNNRSFFSEIISSISDVKFSHSGRYLMTRDYLSVKIWDLNMETRPVETYQVHEYLRSKLCSLYENDCIFDKFECCWNGNDSVVMTGSYNNFFRMFDRGYRQDVTLEASRENGKPRSVLKPRKVSTGGKRKKDEISVDSLDFNKKILHTAWHPLDNIIAVATTNNLYIFEEKLN; via the exons ATGGCAG GGGCCGGTGGTGGGAACAGTGATGTGCAGTGGTGCTTTTCCCAAGTCAAAGGAGCAATAGATGATGAAGTCGCTGAAG CTGACATCATATCCACTGTTGAATTCAACCACTCTGGGGAGCTGCTTGCCACTGGGGACAAGGGGGGCCGTGTTGTCATCTTTCAGCAGGAACCAGAG AGTAAGAATCAGCCACAGTGTCGAGGAGAGTACAATGTTTACAGCACCTTCCAGAGCCACGAGCCGGAGTTCGACTACCTGAAAAGCCTCGAGATCGAGGAGAAGATCAACAAGATTCGATGGCTGCCTCAGCAGAACGCAGCACAGTTTCTTTTGTCTACCAATG ACAAAACCATAAAGCTGTGGAAAATTAGTGAGCGTGACAAGAGACCAGAGGGCTACAATTTGAAGGAGGAAGATGGAAGATACAGAGATTTCCACACGGTCAACACACTGCGG gtTCCAGTATTCATGCCAATGGATTTGATGGTGGAAGCCAGCCCAAGAAGAGTCTTTTCGAATGCTCACACATACCATATCAACTCCATCTCAGTCAACAGCGACTGTGAGACCTACCTGTCTGCAGATGACCTGCGCGTTAACCTCTGGAACCTGGAGATCAATGACCGCAGCTTTA ATATTGTTGATATTAAGCCAGCCAACATGGAGGAGTTGACTGAGGTGATCACAGCAGCCGAGTTCCACCCAAACCAATGCAACACTTTTGTCTACAGTAGCAGTAAAGGCACCATCCGCCTGTGTGACATGAGGGCAGCTGCACTGTGTGACCAGCACTCCAAAT tgtttGAAGAGCCAGAGGATCCAAACAATCGTTCATTCTTCTCTGAAATCATCTCATCGATCTCTGATGTGAAGTTCAGCCACAGTGGACGTTACCTGATGACCCGCGACTACCTGTCCGTCAAAATCTGGGATCTCAACATGGAAACCCGGCCAGTAGAGACATATCAG GTGCATGAATATCTCAGGAGTAAGTTGTGTTCACTTTATGAGAATGACTGCATCTTTGACAAGTTCGAGTGCTGTTGGAACGGGAACGACAG CGTTGTGATGACGggatcctacaacaacttcttCAGGATGTTTGACCGAGGCTATCGGCAGGACGTAACTCTAGAGGCGTCACGGGAGAACGGCAAGCCTCGATCGGTCCTGAAACCTCGCAAAGTAAGCACAGGTGGGAAGCGCAAAAAGGATGAGATCAGTGTAGACAGTCTGGACTTTAACAAGAAGATCCTGCACACTGCCTGGCATCCTCTGGACAACATCATTGCGGTCGCCACCACCAACAATCTGTACATATTCGAGGAGAAACTAAACTAG
- the vps33a gene encoding vacuolar protein sorting-associated protein 33A translates to MAAHLSYGRVNLNILREAARKELREFLDKCAGSKAIVWDEYLTGPFGLIAQYSLLKEHEVEKMFTLKSGRLPSADVKNIIFFVRPRLELMDIIAENVFSEDKMHSARDFHILFVPRRSMLCEQRLKEQGVLASFINIDEYILDLIPYDGDLLSMEYESAFRECYLENDQTSLYHTAKGLMTLQALYGTIPQIYGKGECARHVANMMLRMKREFAGIQNQILPVFDTLLLLDRNVDLLTPLATQLTYEGLIDEIYGITNGYVKLPPEKFAQKKQGEGSKDLPTEPKKLQLNSAEELYAEIRDKNFNAVGAALSKKAKIISAAFEERHNAKTVGEIKQFVSQLPHMQAARSSLANHTSIAELIKDITTSEAFFDNLTVEQEFMTGVDTDKVNTYIEDCIAQKDPLIKILRLVCMQSVCNNGLKQKVFDYYKREILQTYGYEHILTLNNLEKGGLLKPQSSSRNNYPTIRKTLKLWMEDANEQNPNDISYVYSGYAPLSIRLTQVLARPGWRSIEEVLKMLPGPHFEERQQLPAGLHKKRQQGENRTTLVFFLGGVSYAEIAALRFLSQMEDSGMEYIIATTKLLNGTTWIKSLMDRPESQTP, encoded by the exons ATGGCTGCGCACCTTTCGTACGGCAGagttaatttaaacattttgagagAAGCAGCACGAAAAGAGCTTCGGGAGTTTTTGGACAAATGTGCGGGAAGCAAG gccATAGTTTGGGATGAATATCTGACGGGACCTTTTGGACTGATAGCACAGTACTCTCTACTGAAG GAACATGAAGTGGAAAAGATGTTCACCCTCAAGAGTGGCAGGCTGCCCTCTGCTGACGTCAAAAATATCATCTTCTTTGTTCGTCCCAGGCTGGAGCTCATGGACATCATCGCTGAGAATGTTTTCAG TGAGGACAAAATGCACTCAGCAAGAGACTTCCACATCTTGTTTGTGCCTCGGCGGAGCATGCTGTGTGAACAGAGGCTGAAGGAGCAGGGAGTGTTAGCCTCTTTCATTAACATTGACGAGTATATCTTGGACCTGATTCCCTATGATGGCGACCTGCTCTCCATGGAGTATGAAAGTGCTTTTAGG GAGTGCtatttagaaaatgaccaaacaAGCCTTTACCACACAGCCAAAGGCCTCATGACTCTACAGGCACTGTATGGAACCATCCCACAGATCTATGGGAAAGGAGAATGTGCTCGG CATGTTGCCAACATGATgctgaggatgaagagggaaTTTGCCGGCATTCAGAATCAGATCCTCCCTGTGTTTGATACTCTCCTCCTTCTGGACCGTAATGTCGACCTGCTCACCCCCCTGGCGACACAGCTCACCTACGAGGGTCTTATTGACGAGATCTATGGAATCACTAACG GTTATGTCAAGTTGCCTCCTGAGAAGTTTGCACAGAAGAAACAGGGCGAGGGGAGTAAAGATTTGCCAACAGAGCCCAAAAAGCTACAGCTTAACTCAGCAGAGGAACTATATGCAGAAATTCGGGACAAAAATTTCAACGCTGTAGGGGCAGCACTTAGCAAGAAGGCCAAAATAATTTCTGCTGCGTTTGAG gagCGCCATAATGCCAAAACAGTGGGAGAAATAAAGCAGTTTGTATCTCAGCTGCCTCACATGCAGGCAGCAAGAAGCTCGCTGGCTAACCACACATCTATAGCAGAGCTGATCAAGGACATCACCA CATCTGAGGCCTTTTTTGATAACCTAACAGTGGAGCAGGAGTTCATGACAGGAGTTGACACTGACAAG GTTAACACGTATATAGAAGATTGCATTGCCCAGAAAGATCCGCTGATCAAGATTCTGCGTCTGGTGTGTATGCAGTCAGTCTGTAACAATGGCCTCAAGCAGAAAGTGTTTGACTACTACAAGAGGGAGATTCTTCAA acttatgGCTATGAACACATACTAACGTTGAACAACCTTGAGAAGGGGGGTCTCTTGAAGCCACAGAGCAGCTCAAGGAACAACTACCCCACTATCAGAAAAACCCTTAAACTGTGGATGGAGGACGCCAATGAACAG AACCCAAACGACATCTCCTATGTGTACAGTGGCTACGCACCACTGAGCATTAGACTGACCCAGGTCTTGGCCAGACCAGGTTGGCGCAGCATCGAAGAGGTGCTGAAGATGCTCCCTGGCCCGCACTTTGAGGAGAGACAACAGCTACCAGCTGGGCTTCATAAGAAAC gccagcagggggagaatCGCACAACCCTGGTGTTCTTCCTGGGAGGGGTCTCGTATGCAGAAATCGCAGCTCTTCGCTTCCTCTCTCAAATGGAAGACAGCGGAATGGAGTACATTATAGCCACCACAAAACTCCTAAACGGCACAACTTGGATCAAATCCCTCATGGACCGACCTGAATCCCAGACCCCCTGA